Part of the Kordiimonas pumila genome is shown below.
GGCTGGCGGGTGGTTACATACGGTTCACCAACCCGTTTAATAATTTGTGGATCAAAACCGGGGCCATCGTCCATAATGGAAATGGTGAGTTCCTGTTCGTTCCAGTAGGTGTCAATTGTAACGCTGGCATGGGCAAAACCAACCGCATTTTCAATGATATTGCGAAACGCATGAATAAGTTCGGGCGCTCGGCGTAGAATGATTTCACCTTCACCGCGTGTATCAAAAACAAGGGCTGCGCCGCGTGCTTCGTGGGGGGCGGCAGCTTCGCGCAGTAGTGCTTCAATAGCCATATAGGCAAAGTGGTTTTTATCGCCTGCGCTACGTTTTTGGCTCAATTCTGCCAAAATGCTTCTACACCGGCTGGTTTGTTCTACAATAAGCTCAAGATCGGTTGCCGTTGTTGGGTCACCTTCCCAGTTATCCAGCAGTTCTTTCGATACCAGCAAAATGGTTCCAAGCGGGGTACCAAGCTCGTGGGCGGCAGCGGCGGCCAATGTGCCCAGCTCCGATAGGCGTTGTTCTTGCTCAAGCGCTGCACGGGTGGCTGCCAGTGCTCTTGCCCTGTCACGGCCTTCGCGGCCAAGGCGCGCCATATAGAGTGCCAGAAAAATTAGCGTAAAACACAGGCTGATCCAAATACCAATCATGATCAGTGGCTCAACAAGTGGTGGTGGGCCGTGCCAGGGTAGGGGGAAGGGGGTAAAGGCCAGCCCGGTTACAAGGCCAATAGAGGCTGCAATCAGAAATTTGGTGCTACGTTGGCCCAGAATAGATGCTGATACACTGGGCGGTGCCAGCATCAACACGGCAAACGGGTTGGTTAGGCCGCCGGTTAAAAACAGCAGCACAGCAAGGTGCAACAGGTCAAATGTCAGGTGCGCCGCAGACTGTGTATCGGTTAAGCGGGTGTTGGTGTCTGCTCGCAAGGAAAACCAAAGGTTCATAATGGCGGATGCCATAACAACCGGCAGTGTTAATTCTGGCCGAACGTCAAAACCTAGAAAAAAATGAACTGTTGCCAGCGCCATTAACTGCCCGCACACAGCCATCCAGCGAATCATCACAAGGGTGCCAAGCCGTGCGCCGCCGCTATGCGATAAA
Proteins encoded:
- a CDS encoding ActS/PrrB/RegB family redox-sensitive histidine kinase gives rise to the protein MSKKTALKDDLTLIDPALSHSGGARLGTLVMIRWMAVCGQLMALATVHFFLGFDVRPELTLPVVMASAIMNLWFSLRADTNTRLTDTQSAAHLTFDLLHLAVLLFLTGGLTNPFAVLMLAPPSVSASILGQRSTKFLIAASIGLVTGLAFTPFPLPWHGPPPLVEPLIMIGIWISLCFTLIFLALYMARLGREGRDRARALAATRAALEQEQRLSELGTLAAAAAHELGTPLGTILLVSKELLDNWEGDPTTATDLELIVEQTSRCRSILAELSQKRSAGDKNHFAYMAIEALLREAAAPHEARGAALVFDTRGEGEIILRRAPELIHAFRNIIENAVGFAHASVTIDTYWNEQELTISIMDDGPGFDPQIIKRVGEPYVTTRQPTPGKDGGLGLGLFIAKTLLERMGASVVFDSMPLGGACVTIIWQRRNLDEQNTDTEPE